TTTGTGATTTTAAACCGGTTATTAGCCGGATAAAACAAGATCTTATCGACTTCAAACTACGTGAAATCGTAAATCAGCAAACCCAAACCATACGAGAATTGATCGTTGCCAAAGCATTTGCCAATTTCGAGGAATTCGGAGTACCCCAAAGTAATGTTTCCGATCCTGTTGGGTTTAATCCTACTGAAATATGAATGCTGTAGTGGATAGAAATCCGGGAAAAAAGGGCAGAAAATTCAACGATTTTCTTACTTATGAGGATAAGACCTTTAATCAATATTATTTACTTCCATTTCGCTTTATAGCATTAAATCCAAGGCGAGAAATACTGGTCAACGAAATTGGAGATTTTTTGATTGTTGATAAAGGTACTGCCGAAAAAATCATTCTTAAACAGTTAGATAGTCTAGCCGATTATGAACTATACAATGATTTAATAGCTAATTTCTTCATTTCTAAAGACAAAATCCCCGTACTGATTGATGTGCTGGCAACCCGTTATAGAACTAAAAAATCTTTTCTGGATCATTTTACTGCCTTGCACATCTTCGTTATCACCTTGCGGTGCGAACATACCTGTCATTACTGCCAGGTATCAAGGGTTAGCGAAGACAAAAATTCCTTTGATATGAGTAAACGGCATATCGATAAAGGAATCGAACTGATGATGCAGTCTCCTAACCCGCATGTTACCATGGAGTTTCAGGGAGGAGAAGCCCTATTAGCTTTTGATCATATCAAATACGGAGTAGAAAAAGCTAAGTTAGCAGCACTAACCCATAACAAAGAAATAACATTTGTCATCTGCACCAACCTAGCTCCCATTACCACTGAGATGCTATTATATTGCAAAGAAAATAGCATTCTTATTTCCACTTCACTTGACGGACCGGAATTTATCCACAATAAAAACCGCCATAAAAAAGGTAATGATAGCCACCAACTTGCATTAAAAGGGATTAAACTTACACGTGAAATATTAGGTAACGACCGGGTATCAGCGCTGCTGACAACCTCTGCCCTTTCACTCGATTTTCCAAATGAAATTGTCGATGAATATTTCAAGCTGAATTTTGGAAGCATGTTTTTAAGACCAATAAGTCCATTTGGATTTGCGACCAGAAATGAGAAGAAAAATAAATACAATACAGACCGCTTTATAGAGTTCTATAAGAAAGGTTTAAACAGAATTATAAACTACAACCTCAATGGTTCATCATTCAGGGAAGATTACGCCACAATTTTATTAAAAAAGATACTTACCCCTTTCCCCGTTGGTTATGTTGATCTTCAATCACCGGCGGGAATGATCAACAATGTTATTGTTTTCAACTACGACGGAAAGATTTACGCTTCTGATGAGGCTCGGATGCTGGCTGAAATGAGTGATTTCACCTTTCAACTAGGGCATTTGGATACCAGTACTTACAATGAAATATTTTACAGCGATCTTGCTGTAGACATCACCGAAGCGGGTATTAACGAATCTTTACCAGGTTGTTCAGATTGCGCTTTTCAAACATATTGTGGTGCAGACCCTGTATTGTGCCATTCAACGCAAGGAAATATGTACGGCCACAGGCCTACAAATGTTTTCTGTCAGAAAAACATGGCCATCATTAAACATTTGTTTGAATTGATGGATTCGGATCCTAAAATTCTAAAATTATTTAACAATTGGGTTAGAGGAAACTAATGTTACTGAAAACAAAAGGAAAAACTTCAAACATAACTGAGCCAATAGTGGCACGGGTTACAAGAAATCGAAATTCTTCATCAGAAAATCAAGTGCTGATTTGTGAGGATTATTTTGTAGAGAACAATGACTTTGCTGCTATATTAACCAATCTAAATGCAAATCCAATAGTTTTTTCGCAGCATTTTGTACACAGTATTCAAAGCCTTAGTCATCTTAATGAGGGTGATATCATCGTCATCAATTCTGATGGGGTAATCAATACGCTGTATAGAGCAAATTCCCATCAAAATTTCTTACTGGCAACAGAAAGATGCAACAGCAATTGCCTGATGTGCTCTCAGCCGCCAAGAGACAGAGAAGACATATACTATCTTCATAACTTACATCGAAAATTAATCCCCTTAATTCCAAAAGACTGTGTCGAATTAGGTATCACAGGAGGCGAGCCCACTTTACTTGGAAACCTGTTTTATGAACTTTTAGCCATGATTCAGTCCGAATTGCCAGATACAGATATACATTGTTTAACAAATGGAAGGTCTTTCGCTTGGCCTAATCTGGCAAATAAACTAGGTGCAATGAAATATGATAAGTTAATGTTAGGTATTCCCTTGTATTCAGATTTTTATCAGACGCACGATTACATCGTACAAGCTAAGGATGCATTTAATCAAACCATTCAAGGGCTATATAATTTAGCGCGCAATAACTTACGAATTGAAATCAGGATCGTTTTACATCAGCAATCCATTCCCCGCCTAAAAAAACTAGCCCAGTACATTTACAAGAACCTGCCGTTTGTGGAACATATTACTTTTATGGGACTGGAACATCAAGGCTATACCCCCTTTAACATTGATAAGTTATGGATTGATCCTGTTGATTATATGGACGACCTAACAGATGCGGTAACGTTTCTATCTGATAAAGACATGAATGTTTCTATCTATAATTCGCAACTGTGTTTATTGCCACGGGAATTGTGGCAGTACTCCCGAAAATCGATATCCGATTGGAAAAATGTTTACCTTGATGAGTGCCAGTCTTGTGGGGCTATAGCACAATGTGGAGGACTGTTTGCCTCCGGACAGAAAAAGCATAGCGCCCATATAAAGGGGATTCAATTATAATTAAACATATTAACGCTTTCGTGATTCTGTTTAATTGTTAAAATATCATTTACAAGCAATTGATGAACTAGAAATAATTGCTGACCAAATGTTGTACTTAACTTCTTATTAACTTCGCTAAGCTCTGCAACTAAATCTAAAAATAATGTTAAGGCCGTTTCCTGTTGTATATCCATAATATAAAACTAAAATAATGTCGATTTTTTTACCAACGTAATAACAAATTGATATAGACTTGCGTATATGAGCAGTATTGTACTGTGCGTAAAGAAGAAACTACTAAAACTATTATTATGAGCAAATCTAACAAACTTAAAGTTCAAGATAGGGAGATCTCAATTTTGTTGCAGGAAAAAGAAGACTTCATTTCATTAACAGATATTGCGAAGTATAGAAATGAATATGATCCATTTGCCATCATTAACAACTGGATAAGGAGCACAAGTACCATTGCATTTTTAGGACTTTGGGAAGTGTTAAACAACGTTGATTTTAAACCTCTCGAATTCGAGAGGTTTAAAAATGAAGCTGGCCATAACTACTTTGTTCTTTCTCCTCAAAGATGGATTGAAAAAATAAACGCAATTGGAATTATTTCAAAATCAGGAAGGTATGGCGGTACCTTTGCACATAAAGATATTGCTTTTGAATTCGCATCATGGATTTCTCCAGGCTTAGCGCAAAGGCAACGAATTATACAGCTAAATCTAATGGCAATTTTTCAGCTTAAATCACTTTTTAGAAATAGTCAACTTAAAAAAATACAAATTTTATAATAACAATGGTGCTACATGCGCCGCCCTTCGATAGATCAGAATTTTATCCTCATTGTATATAATTCCACAAACAACCTCAATCATAACCATGGCTGTTACGGTGATAAGCA
This is a stretch of genomic DNA from Candidatus Pedobacter colombiensis. It encodes these proteins:
- the hxsD gene encoding His-Xaa-Ser system protein HxsD gives rise to the protein MECNIQGNKCSFYLSLNNYSIETIYKCFYWYTSDFEVDINPDNLKCHILLTLKADSLCDFKPVISRIKQDLIDFKLREIVNQQTQTIRELIVAKAFANFEEFGVPQSNVSDPVGFNPTEI
- the hxsC gene encoding His-Xaa-Ser system radical SAM maturase HxsC produces the protein MLLKTKGKTSNITEPIVARVTRNRNSSSENQVLICEDYFVENNDFAAILTNLNANPIVFSQHFVHSIQSLSHLNEGDIIVINSDGVINTLYRANSHQNFLLATERCNSNCLMCSQPPRDREDIYYLHNLHRKLIPLIPKDCVELGITGGEPTLLGNLFYELLAMIQSELPDTDIHCLTNGRSFAWPNLANKLGAMKYDKLMLGIPLYSDFYQTHDYIVQAKDAFNQTIQGLYNLARNNLRIEIRIVLHQQSIPRLKKLAQYIYKNLPFVEHITFMGLEHQGYTPFNIDKLWIDPVDYMDDLTDAVTFLSDKDMNVSIYNSQLCLLPRELWQYSRKSISDWKNVYLDECQSCGAIAQCGGLFASGQKKHSAHIKGIQL
- a CDS encoding KilA-N domain-containing protein, encoding MSKSNKLKVQDREISILLQEKEDFISLTDIAKYRNEYDPFAIINNWIRSTSTIAFLGLWEVLNNVDFKPLEFERFKNEAGHNYFVLSPQRWIEKINAIGIISKSGRYGGTFAHKDIAFEFASWISPGLAQRQRIIQLNLMAIFQLKSLFRNSQLKKIQIL
- the hxsB gene encoding His-Xaa-Ser system radical SAM maturase HxsB, encoding MNAVVDRNPGKKGRKFNDFLTYEDKTFNQYYLLPFRFIALNPRREILVNEIGDFLIVDKGTAEKIILKQLDSLADYELYNDLIANFFISKDKIPVLIDVLATRYRTKKSFLDHFTALHIFVITLRCEHTCHYCQVSRVSEDKNSFDMSKRHIDKGIELMMQSPNPHVTMEFQGGEALLAFDHIKYGVEKAKLAALTHNKEITFVICTNLAPITTEMLLYCKENSILISTSLDGPEFIHNKNRHKKGNDSHQLALKGIKLTREILGNDRVSALLTTSALSLDFPNEIVDEYFKLNFGSMFLRPISPFGFATRNEKKNKYNTDRFIEFYKKGLNRIINYNLNGSSFREDYATILLKKILTPFPVGYVDLQSPAGMINNVIVFNYDGKIYASDEARMLAEMSDFTFQLGHLDTSTYNEIFYSDLAVDITEAGINESLPGCSDCAFQTYCGADPVLCHSTQGNMYGHRPTNVFCQKNMAIIKHLFELMDSDPKILKLFNNWVRGN